From the Panthera leo isolate Ple1 chromosome C1, P.leo_Ple1_pat1.1, whole genome shotgun sequence genome, one window contains:
- the SMIM12 gene encoding small integral membrane protein 12 yields MWPVLWTVVRTYAPYVTFPVAFVVGAVGYHLEWFIRGKDPQPVEEEKSISERREDRKLDELLGKDHTQVVSLKDKLEFAPKAVLNRNRPEKN; encoded by the coding sequence ATGTGGCCTGTGCTCTGGACCGTGGTGCGTACCTATGCTCCCTATGTCACATTTCCTGTGGCCTTTGTGGTCGGGGCTGTGGGTTACCACCTGGAATGGTTCATCCGGGGAAAGGATCCCCAGCccgtggaggaggagaagagcatCTCTGAGCGCCGGGAGGACCGCAAGCTGGATGAACTGCTAGGCAAGGACCACACCCAGGTGGTGAGCCTTAAGGACAAGCTGGAATTTGCCCCTAAAGCTGTCCTGAACAGAAACCGCCCGGAGAAGAACTAA